In Clostridium sp., one DNA window encodes the following:
- a CDS encoding membrane protein insertase YidC has translation MQYLYKAFVQFFEYLHRGVVSVVPDQNISYGLAIILMTIIIRVLILPLGVKQIRSSLVMNKIQPEVKKMQEKYKKDPQRAQKEMMKLYKEKGASPFSGCLPLLIQWPILLALYYVFNHLTGINGIGFLWIKDLGKPDMVLAVLSGLTTFLSGWLIMPSDDSAQANQSRKMNIGMGIFMIFISWKLKSALVLYWVVSNLIQIAQNFVIKRIEEKRVG, from the coding sequence ATGCAATATCTATACAAGGCTTTTGTTCAATTTTTTGAGTACCTACATAGAGGAGTAGTTTCGGTAGTTCCAGATCAAAATATTTCTTATGGTTTGGCTATAATTTTAATGACTATAATAATTAGGGTGTTAATATTACCTTTAGGTGTAAAACAGATTAGATCTTCATTAGTAATGAATAAAATTCAACCTGAAGTTAAAAAAATGCAAGAAAAGTATAAGAAAGATCCCCAAAGAGCACAAAAGGAAATGATGAAACTTTACAAAGAAAAAGGTGCTAGTCCCTTTAGTGGATGTCTGCCACTTCTTATTCAATGGCCGATACTTTTAGCATTGTACTATGTATTTAATCATTTAACGGGAATAAATGGTATTGGTTTTCTATGGATAAAGGATTTAGGAAAACCTGATATGGTTCTTGCAGTTTTATCAGGATTGACTACATTTCTTTCAGGATGGTTAATAATGCCTTCTGATGATAGTGCCCAAGCGAATCAGAGTAGAAAAATGAACATAGGTATGGGAATATTTATGATTTTTATAAGTTGGAAGTTAAAATCTGCACTAGTACTTTACTGGGTAGTTAGTAACTTGATTCAAATTGCACAGAATTTTGTAATAAAGAGAATTGAAGAAAAAAGGGTTGGCTAG
- the gyrB gene encoding DNA topoisomerase (ATP-hydrolyzing) subunit B, translating to MPENNKQIYDENQIQVLEGLEAVRKRPGMYIGSTSSRGLHHLVYEIIDNSIDEALAGYCSKIKVVIHNDNSITVSDNGRGMPVGIHPKMKKPTVEVIMTILHAGGKFGGGGYKVSGGLHGVGASVVNALSEICEVEVKREGHIWKQVFKKGKAVTGLDIIGDSDEHGTKIYFKPDSDIFDEIEYDYDTLANRIRELAFLNKGIQIVLQDERNEKYETFHYEGGIKSFVKYLNRNKQVIQKEPIYVEGRKEDCSLEIAIQYNDGYAENIFAFANNIDTVEGGTHLAGFKSALTRVFNDYAKKYGVLKENDKNLSGEDIREGLTAVISIKLANPQFEGQTKTKLGNSEVRGIVDSIMGETLSNYLEENPQIAKTILDKSLMAFRAREAARKAREITRRKSVLENTSLPGKLADCSSKHPSECEIYLVEGDSAGGSAKQGRDRKFQAILPLRGKIMNVEKQRLDKILGYEEIRAMITAFGGGIGREFDVSKIRYYKIIIMTDADVDGAHIRTLLLTFFYRYMKELIEQGHVYIAQPPLYRISKGKKEIYAYSDKELDVILNDMGGKDNSVNIQRYKGLGEMDSTQLWDTTMNPETRTLLQVNVEDAMIADEMFTILMGDKVEPRKNFIIENAKKVVNLDI from the coding sequence ATGCCAGAAAATAATAAACAAATTTATGATGAAAATCAAATACAGGTATTAGAAGGGTTGGAGGCTGTAAGAAAAAGACCGGGTATGTATATTGGAAGTACGAGTTCAAGAGGCTTGCATCATCTGGTATATGAGATAATTGATAACAGTATAGACGAAGCTTTAGCAGGTTATTGCAGCAAAATAAAAGTTGTTATACATAATGATAATTCAATAACTGTATCTGATAATGGTAGAGGAATGCCCGTAGGTATTCATCCAAAAATGAAAAAACCGACAGTGGAAGTAATAATGACAATTCTTCATGCAGGTGGAAAATTTGGCGGAGGTGGATACAAAGTTTCAGGAGGTCTCCACGGAGTTGGAGCATCTGTTGTAAATGCTCTGTCGGAAATTTGCGAAGTAGAAGTAAAAAGAGAAGGACATATATGGAAGCAGGTATTTAAAAAGGGTAAGGCAGTAACTGGACTTGATATTATAGGTGACAGTGATGAGCATGGTACTAAAATTTATTTTAAACCTGATTCTGATATTTTTGACGAAATAGAATATGATTATGATACTCTTGCAAATAGAATTAGGGAATTGGCCTTTTTAAATAAAGGAATACAAATAGTTTTGCAAGATGAAAGAAATGAAAAATATGAAACTTTTCACTATGAAGGTGGAATAAAATCTTTTGTAAAATACCTTAATAGAAATAAACAGGTAATCCAAAAAGAACCCATTTATGTTGAAGGGAGAAAGGAAGACTGTTCTCTGGAAATTGCTATCCAATACAATGATGGTTATGCGGAAAATATATTTGCATTTGCGAATAATATAGATACAGTAGAAGGCGGAACTCATTTAGCAGGTTTTAAATCTGCGCTTACAAGGGTATTTAATGACTATGCTAAAAAGTATGGAGTTTTAAAAGAAAATGATAAGAACTTGTCAGGAGAAGATATAAGAGAAGGTCTTACTGCAGTTATATCAATAAAGTTGGCTAATCCACAATTTGAAGGTCAGACAAAGACGAAACTTGGAAATAGCGAAGTCCGTGGCATAGTAGACAGCATAATGGGAGAAACCTTGAGTAATTATCTTGAGGAAAATCCCCAGATAGCAAAGACTATACTTGATAAATCATTAATGGCATTCAGGGCAAGAGAGGCTGCCAGAAAAGCAAGGGAAATAACAAGACGTAAATCTGTACTTGAAAATACATCATTGCCCGGGAAACTTGCAGATTGTTCTTCTAAACATCCTTCCGAATGTGAAATATATTTGGTAGAGGGCGATTCAGCAGGAGGCTCTGCAAAACAGGGAAGAGATAGAAAATTCCAGGCTATACTCCCTCTTAGAGGAAAAATAATGAATGTTGAGAAACAAAGACTTGATAAAATACTTGGATATGAAGAAATAAGAGCAATGATAACTGCTTTTGGTGGTGGAATAGGAAGAGAATTTGATGTTTCAAAAATAAGATACTATAAAATAATAATAATGACAGATGCGGATGTGGATGGTGCACACATAAGAACCCTGCTGCTTACATTTTTTTACAGGTATATGAAGGAACTTATAGAGCAGGGACACGTTTATATAGCTCAACCTCCTCTTTATAGAATAAGCAAGGGGAAAAAAGAAATCTATGCTTATTCAGACAAGGAATTGGATGTGATTCTCAATGACATGGGAGGAAAAGATAATAGTGTAAATATACAAAGATATAAAGGACTTGGAGAAATGGATTCCACACAACTCTGGGATACTACAATGAACCCTGAAACAAGGACTCTCCTTCAAGTAAATGTAGAAGATGCCATGATTGCAGATGAAATGTTTACTATACTTATGGGAGATAAAGTAGAGCCTCGTAAGAATTTTATAATAGAGAATGCTAAGAAAGTAGTCAACTTAGATATATAG
- the yidD gene encoding membrane protein insertion efficiency factor YidD: MKILLIYLIKFYINYISPLKRPCCRFYPTCSQYSLEAIYKYGAIKGGFMSIMRIIRCNPLSKGGYDPVK, from the coding sequence ATGAAAATACTTTTAATTTATTTGATAAAATTTTATATAAACTATATTTCACCTTTAAAAAGACCATGTTGTAGGTTTTACCCAACTTGTTCACAATATTCTTTAGAGGCTATTTATAAATATGGGGCTATAAAGGGTGGTTTTATGTCTATAATGAGAATAATAAGGTGCAATCCATTAAGTAAAGGTGGATACGACCCGGTTAAATAA
- the dnaA gene encoding chromosomal replication initiator protein DnaA codes for MNAYLQDLWDKTLNIIKNGITEVSFNTWIKSITPLSLENNTIKLSVPNDLTRGVLNNKYKDQIIRTLKIITSKKYNIEFLVSEEEALTLDESNDTKKTSKIKKESINMLNPKYTFDSFVVGNSNRFAHAASLAVAESPAKAYNPLFIYGGVGLGKTHLMHAIGHYILKSNPSSKVVYVSSEKFTNELVNSIKDDKNVEFRNKYRNIDVLLIDDIQFIAGKERTQEEFFHTFNSLYEANKQIILSSDRPPKEISTLEDRLISRFEWGLIADIQAPDFETRIAILKKKADVEKLKIPNEVMVYIATKIKSNIRELEGALIRIVAFSSLTNKEISIDLAVEALKDIISNKQSKQVTIELIQEVVANYYNLRMDDFKSSRRTRNVAFPRQIAMYLSRKLTDMSLPKIGEEFGGRDHTTVIHAYEKISGNLKVDESLQNALNELTKRINQS; via the coding sequence ATGAATGCCTACTTACAAGATTTATGGGACAAAACTTTAAATATTATAAAAAATGGTATTACAGAAGTAAGTTTCAATACATGGATAAAAAGCATTACTCCATTATCATTAGAAAACAATACAATAAAATTAAGCGTACCAAATGACTTAACGCGAGGCGTTCTAAACAACAAATACAAAGATCAAATAATAAGGACATTAAAAATTATTACATCAAAAAAATACAATATTGAATTCTTAGTATCTGAAGAAGAAGCATTAACTTTAGATGAATCAAATGATACAAAAAAAACATCAAAAATAAAAAAAGAATCTATAAACATGTTAAATCCCAAATATACATTTGATTCGTTCGTTGTAGGAAACAGCAACAGATTTGCTCATGCAGCATCACTTGCAGTAGCAGAATCCCCTGCAAAAGCATATAATCCATTATTCATATATGGAGGAGTCGGCTTAGGAAAAACCCATTTAATGCATGCTATAGGACATTACATACTAAAAAGCAATCCATCTTCAAAAGTAGTTTACGTTTCATCAGAAAAATTTACAAACGAACTTGTAAACTCTATAAAAGATGATAAAAATGTTGAATTTAGAAATAAATATAGAAATATAGATGTATTATTAATAGACGATATTCAATTTATAGCAGGCAAAGAAAGAACACAGGAAGAATTTTTTCATACATTTAATTCATTATATGAAGCGAACAAACAAATTATTCTTTCCAGCGATAGACCTCCAAAAGAAATATCTACCCTTGAAGATAGATTAATTTCTAGATTTGAATGGGGCCTTATAGCAGACATACAAGCACCAGACTTTGAAACAAGAATTGCAATATTAAAAAAGAAAGCAGATGTAGAAAAATTAAAAATACCAAATGAAGTAATGGTATATATAGCAACCAAAATTAAATCAAATATAAGAGAATTAGAAGGTGCACTTATAAGAATAGTTGCTTTTTCATCTCTTACAAATAAAGAAATAAGCATAGATTTAGCTGTTGAAGCATTAAAAGACATCATTTCAAATAAACAATCCAAACAAGTTACAATAGAACTTATACAAGAAGTTGTAGCAAATTATTATAATTTAAGAATGGATGATTTTAAATCTTCAAGACGTACAAGAAATGTTGCCTTTCCAAGGCAGATAGCAATGTACTTAAGCAGAAAACTAACTGATATGTCACTTCCTAAAATAGGAGAAGAATTTGGTGGAAGAGATCATACTACTGTAATTCATGCTTATGAAAAAATATCTGGAAATTTAAAAGTAGATGAAAGCCTTCAAAATGCACTAAATGAATTGACAAAAAGAATAAATCAGTCATAG
- the jag gene encoding RNA-binding cell elongation regulator Jag/EloR, protein MKVLEVTGKTVEDALNNALSDLRVTKDRVEIEVLDSGNKGFLNLIGSRPARIRVKLKRDYIKEVQVFIRNILDCMKIEAEVIIKEENNTVKINLSGSDMGILIGYRGETLDALQYIISLIVNKDHNMEYKRVILDTENYRYKREETLKRLAKRVAEKVKRTGRTVKFEPMNPYERRIIHSTLQNDYYVNTYSEGQEPFRRVVVSLKKA, encoded by the coding sequence ATGAAGGTTTTGGAAGTAACCGGAAAAACGGTAGAGGATGCTTTAAATAATGCATTATCAGATTTGAGGGTAACTAAAGATAGAGTTGAAATTGAAGTTTTGGATTCTGGTAATAAGGGTTTTCTAAATTTGATAGGCTCTAGGCCGGCTAGAATAAGGGTTAAGTTAAAGAGAGATTATATAAAAGAAGTCCAGGTTTTTATAAGAAATATTTTAGATTGTATGAAGATAGAAGCAGAGGTTATAATAAAAGAAGAAAACAATACAGTAAAAATAAATTTATCTGGATCGGATATGGGAATACTTATAGGATATAGGGGTGAAACATTAGATGCCCTGCAGTATATTATAAGTCTTATAGTCAATAAAGATCACAATATGGAATATAAGAGGGTAATTTTAGATACGGAAAATTACAGGTATAAAAGAGAGGAAACTTTAAAAAGACTTGCCAAAAGGGTTGCTGAAAAGGTAAAAAGGACAGGAAGAACTGTAAAGTTTGAACCAATGAATCCCTATGAGAGAAGAATAATTCATTCTACGCTTCAAAATGATTATTATGTTAATACTTATAGTGAAGGTCAAGAACCTTTTAGAAGAGTTGTAGTAAGTTTGAAGAAAGCCTAA
- the rpmH gene encoding 50S ribosomal protein L34 produces the protein MWMTYQPKKKQRKREHGFRKRMRTLSGRNVIKRRRQKGRKRLSA, from the coding sequence ATGTGGATGACTTATCAGCCAAAGAAAAAACAGAGAAAAAGAGAACATGGTTTCAGAAAGAGAATGAGAACTTTATCTGGAAGAAATGTTATTAAAAGAAGAAGACAAAAAGGTAGAAAGAGATTATCAGCATAA
- the gyrA gene encoding DNA gyrase subunit A, translating into MFDEGKILPVDISSEMKRCYIDYAMSVIVGRALPDVRDGLKPVHKRILYSMYELGLSPDKGYRKCARIVGDVLGKYHPHGDSAVYDALVRMAQDFSIRYTLVDGHGNFGSVDGDSAAAMRYTEARMSKITIEMLRDINKNTVDFVPNFDGEEKEPSVLPSRFPNLLVNGSAGIAVGMATNIPPHNLREVIDGVNMLIDNPDTSIIEIMNSIKGPDFPTAGIIIGTSGIKDAYETGRGKILVRAKAEIEEEKGRERIIVNELPYQVNKSKLIESIAELVKDKRIEGISDIRDESDREGMRIVIELKRDSNSNVILNQLYKHTKLQDTFGIIMLALVDNVPRILNLKQILECYLNFQKEVIRRRTKFDLDKALARAHILEGLRIALDHIDEVINLIRSSKTTEDARNGLMSKFELSEKQAQAILDMRLQRLTGLEREKIENEYNELIKNIRHLKDILEDDHLLLGIIKGELNEIKDKYGDDRRTDIQLSNDDIDIEDLIQEQDVVITLTHSGYIKRIAADTYSSQRRGGKGIQAITTKENDFVEHMFITSTHNHILFFTNKGRVYKLKGYEIPEAGRTAKGTNLVNLIPIDRDEKIQAVITFKNFDENNYFIMGTKKGIIKKTEISKYASIRKNGLNAINLREEDELIGVRMTTGDSEITMFTRNGYAIRFSEKDVRPMGRTASGVKAITLRDNDIVVTMDIVDKDSDVLVVSENGFGKRTPISEYTLHRRGGKGIITYKITDKTGPIVGARVVKDEDEMMLINNSNVAIRINVSDISITSRNAMGVTLMKNEEEQKIVAIAKINCNDDIEGDEAEK; encoded by the coding sequence ATGTTTGATGAAGGAAAAATTTTACCCGTAGATATAAGTAGCGAAATGAAGAGATGTTATATAGATTATGCCATGAGTGTAATTGTAGGTCGTGCGCTGCCAGATGTTCGTGATGGTTTGAAGCCTGTTCATAAAAGAATACTTTATTCAATGTACGAATTAGGACTGTCTCCGGATAAAGGTTATAGAAAATGTGCTAGAATAGTAGGAGATGTTTTAGGTAAATATCACCCTCATGGAGATTCAGCAGTATATGATGCACTTGTTAGAATGGCACAGGATTTTTCAATTAGATATACATTGGTGGATGGACATGGAAATTTTGGTTCAGTTGACGGCGATAGTGCTGCGGCTATGAGATATACTGAAGCAAGGATGAGTAAAATAACTATAGAAATGCTCAGAGATATTAATAAAAATACAGTTGATTTTGTACCAAATTTTGATGGTGAAGAAAAAGAACCATCAGTTTTGCCTTCAAGATTTCCAAATCTTCTTGTAAATGGATCTGCAGGAATAGCAGTTGGAATGGCTACTAACATACCACCACATAACCTTAGAGAAGTTATAGATGGTGTAAATATGCTTATAGATAATCCTGACACTAGCATAATTGAAATCATGAATTCAATTAAAGGTCCGGATTTTCCTACAGCTGGAATAATAATTGGAACATCAGGAATAAAAGATGCATATGAGACTGGGAGAGGTAAGATACTAGTCAGAGCTAAAGCGGAAATTGAAGAGGAAAAGGGAAGAGAAAGGATAATAGTAAATGAACTTCCATACCAGGTAAATAAGTCAAAACTCATAGAAAGTATAGCAGAACTTGTAAAGGATAAAAGAATTGAAGGAATATCTGACATAAGGGATGAATCTGATAGAGAAGGCATGAGAATAGTCATAGAATTGAAAAGAGATTCAAATTCTAATGTAATTTTAAACCAATTGTATAAGCATACAAAATTACAAGATACATTTGGAATTATAATGCTTGCTCTTGTAGATAATGTACCCCGTATATTGAATTTAAAACAGATATTAGAGTGCTACTTGAATTTCCAGAAGGAAGTAATAAGAAGAAGAACGAAATTTGACTTGGATAAAGCTTTAGCACGTGCACATATTCTTGAAGGATTGCGGATAGCACTTGATCATATAGATGAGGTAATCAACTTAATTAGATCATCAAAAACTACGGAAGATGCCAGAAATGGATTGATGTCAAAATTTGAATTATCTGAAAAACAGGCTCAGGCTATTTTGGATATGAGACTACAAAGACTTACTGGTCTTGAAAGAGAAAAGATAGAGAATGAGTATAATGAACTTATTAAGAATATAAGGCATCTAAAAGATATACTTGAAGATGATCATTTGTTGTTAGGTATAATAAAAGGTGAGCTAAATGAAATAAAAGATAAATATGGAGATGACAGGAGAACAGATATACAATTAAGCAATGATGATATAGACATTGAAGATCTTATTCAAGAGCAAGATGTAGTAATAACGCTTACACATTCAGGCTATATAAAGAGAATTGCAGCAGATACCTATTCTTCTCAAAGAAGAGGTGGAAAAGGAATACAGGCGATTACTACAAAAGAAAATGATTTTGTGGAACATATGTTCATAACATCAACTCATAACCATATACTGTTTTTTACAAATAAGGGAAGAGTATATAAATTAAAGGGATATGAGATTCCAGAAGCAGGTAGGACTGCTAAGGGTACTAATTTGGTTAATTTGATACCTATAGATAGAGATGAAAAAATTCAAGCAGTTATAACTTTTAAAAATTTTGATGAGAATAATTATTTTATAATGGGAACAAAAAAAGGAATAATTAAGAAAACTGAGATAAGTAAATATGCCTCTATAAGAAAGAATGGACTAAATGCCATAAATTTGAGAGAAGAGGATGAGCTTATAGGTGTCAGAATGACTACAGGTGATAGTGAGATTACAATGTTTACAAGAAATGGTTACGCAATAAGGTTTAGTGAAAAAGATGTAAGGCCTATGGGAAGAACTGCATCTGGAGTAAAGGCCATAACTTTGAGGGATAATGATATAGTAGTAACTATGGATATTGTAGATAAGGATTCAGATGTTCTGGTAGTAAGTGAAAATGGTTTTGGAAAGAGGACGCCAATATCTGAATATACCCTTCACAGAAGAGGAGGCAAGGGTATTATAACCTATAAAATAACAGATAAGACAGGACCTATTGTAGGAGCAAGAGTGGTAAAAGATGAGGATGAAATGATGCTTATAAACAACAGTAATGTTGCAATAAGAATTAATGTTTCGGATATATCTATAACTAGTAGAAATGCTATGGGAGTAACACTTATGAAAAATGAAGAAGAGCAAAAGATAGTCGCAATTGCTAAAATAAATTGTAATGATGATATAGAAGGCGATGAAGCTGAAAAATAG
- the recF gene encoding DNA replication/repair protein RecF (All proteins in this family for which functions are known are DNA-binding proteins that assist the filamentation of RecA onto DNA for the initiation of recombination or recombinational repair.): MYIKYLQLINFRNYRELNIELNQNMNIFIGDNAQGKTNILESIYYFSIGKSFRTNKDKELINWNGKEAYIKSYIVRNGLNKKIEIKIFKEGKKGININSIKVNKLSDLMGIFNVVMFSPEDLKIVKESPVFRRKFLDMELCKLSRKYYFNLIQYNKVLNERNALLKKLNYNDKSILDIYDEQLSKYGEVIIAFRNKYISELNQKGKIIHFDITSGIEKIEFKYMTSVIDLSHIRKNLLCDLVKNRENDIEKRNTSSGPHRDDFNISINGVDVRNYGSQGQQRTSVLTIKFASLEIIKDKTGEYPVLLLDDVLSELDKSRQKYILSSIKKFQTFITCTGINDIKNYIKKENQLFKVRNGGIFRI, from the coding sequence ATGTATATAAAATATTTGCAGCTTATCAATTTTAGAAACTACAGAGAGTTGAACATTGAATTAAACCAAAATATGAATATATTTATAGGTGATAATGCTCAAGGAAAAACAAATATACTAGAAAGTATTTATTATTTTAGCATAGGTAAGTCATTTAGAACGAACAAGGATAAAGAGCTTATAAATTGGAATGGGAAAGAAGCATATATAAAATCTTACATAGTTAGAAATGGATTAAATAAAAAAATAGAGATAAAAATTTTTAAAGAAGGTAAAAAAGGGATAAATATAAATTCTATAAAAGTAAATAAGTTGTCTGATTTGATGGGAATTTTTAATGTAGTAATGTTTTCACCTGAAGATTTAAAAATAGTAAAGGAGTCTCCTGTATTCAGACGAAAATTTTTAGATATGGAGTTATGTAAATTAAGCAGAAAATATTATTTTAATTTAATACAATATAATAAAGTACTAAATGAAAGAAATGCCCTACTTAAAAAATTAAATTACAATGATAAAAGTATTCTTGATATATACGATGAACAACTTTCAAAATATGGAGAAGTAATTATAGCTTTTAGAAATAAATATATAAGTGAATTGAACCAAAAAGGTAAAATAATACACTTTGATATAACTTCAGGAATTGAAAAGATAGAATTTAAATACATGACTTCAGTAATAGATTTAAGCCATATCAGAAAAAATTTATTATGTGATCTGGTAAAAAATAGAGAAAATGATATAGAAAAAAGAAATACCTCATCTGGACCTCACAGAGACGATTTTAACATCAGTATAAATGGAGTAGATGTTAGAAATTATGGATCTCAAGGACAGCAGCGAACGTCTGTTTTAACTATTAAATTTGCTTCTCTTGAAATAATAAAAGACAAAACAGGTGAATACCCAGTTTTGTTACTTGATGATGTTTTATCTGAACTGGATAAAAGCAGACAAAAATATATATTAAGTTCAATAAAAAAATTTCAGACCTTTATAACATGTACAGGGATAAATGATATAAAAAATTATATAAAAAAAGAAAACCAATTATTTAAAGTTAGAAATGGCGGCATATTTAGGATTTAA
- the rnpA gene encoding ribonuclease P protein component — translation MIFGLKKNAEFRVVYKRGKSFSNNLLVLYIYRNNKSFNKLGVSVSKKVGKSVVRNRIKRLIKESIRLNCDNLKVGYNMVFIARNASNDKSYRDIETSVKYLIKKAGLYK, via the coding sequence ATGATTTTTGGATTAAAAAAAAATGCAGAGTTTAGGGTCGTCTATAAAAGAGGCAAATCTTTTTCTAATAATTTATTAGTACTTTACATATATAGAAATAATAAGAGTTTTAATAAATTAGGTGTATCTGTAAGTAAAAAAGTAGGTAAGAGTGTCGTCCGAAATAGGATTAAACGATTAATAAAGGAAAGTATTAGGTTAAATTGTGATAATCTAAAAGTAGGATACAATATGGTTTTTATAGCTAGAAATGCATCAAATGATAAAAGTTACAGAGATATAGAGACTAGTGTTAAATATTTAATAAAAAAGGCAGGTTTGTATAAATAA
- the dnaN gene encoding DNA polymerase III subunit beta, whose translation MKFNCTKSKLQNAIFTVQKAITGKSSMPILNGILIEAIDNKIILTGSDIDLTIETTISAEIHEKGSIVINARLFGEIIRRLPNSDIYIETTENNSTQILCEKSNFNIINMNVEDFPELPKINENMMFSISENILKNMIKETIFATAQDETRPILTGVLFETKNETLNLVALDGYRLALRSEILKNENEINAVIPAKTLNEVSKILEDNEQNVNITFTPNHILFNLEETKIVSRLLEGEFIKYNSIIPEEFNSKVIAKREELLDSIERASLLAKDSNTNLIKLNIDEESIIITSNSQLGMVKEETNIILQGQPLQIAFNSKYLMDVLKIMQEEEISLEFSSNVSPCIIKNKDENKNNCIYLILPVRLLNN comes from the coding sequence ATGAAATTTAATTGTACCAAATCAAAATTACAAAATGCAATCTTCACAGTACAAAAAGCAATTACAGGGAAATCCTCAATGCCTATTTTAAATGGAATATTAATCGAAGCAATCGATAATAAAATTATATTGACCGGATCAGATATAGACTTAACTATAGAAACAACAATTTCAGCTGAAATACATGAGAAAGGCTCAATTGTAATAAACGCACGATTATTCGGAGAAATAATTAGAAGATTGCCAAATAGTGATATATATATAGAAACTACAGAAAATAATTCAACTCAAATATTATGTGAAAAATCAAATTTTAATATAATAAATATGAATGTTGAAGATTTCCCGGAACTTCCAAAGATAAATGAGAATATGATGTTCTCAATATCTGAAAATATACTTAAAAATATGATAAAAGAAACTATATTTGCAACAGCTCAAGATGAAACAAGACCAATTCTTACTGGAGTTTTATTTGAAACAAAAAATGAAACTTTAAATTTAGTTGCATTGGATGGATACAGATTGGCATTAAGGTCAGAAATTCTAAAAAATGAAAATGAAATAAATGCCGTTATTCCGGCAAAAACTTTAAATGAAGTTTCGAAAATATTAGAGGATAATGAACAGAATGTAAATATAACCTTCACACCAAATCATATATTATTCAACCTAGAGGAAACAAAAATAGTTTCAAGACTTTTAGAAGGCGAGTTTATAAAGTATAATTCTATAATACCTGAAGAATTTAACTCAAAAGTCATAGCTAAAAGAGAGGAACTTTTGGATTCTATTGAAAGAGCATCACTCTTAGCTAAAGATAGTAATACCAATCTTATAAAATTGAACATAGATGAAGAAAGTATTATAATAACCTCTAATTCTCAATTAGGAATGGTTAAAGAGGAAACAAATATAATTTTGCAAGGACAGCCATTACAAATTGCATTTAATTCAAAATATCTTATGGATGTATTGAAAATAATGCAGGAAGAAGAAATTTCGTTAGAGTTTTCAAGTAATGTGAGTCCATGTATTATCAAAAATAAGGATGAAAATAAAAATAACTGTATTTATTTAATTCTTCCAGTTAGACTTTTAAATAATTAA
- the remB gene encoding extracellular matrix regulator RemB yields the protein MFLHLGENIVVPIKDIIGIFDVEASMYSSDTSQFLRMAEEDGFVHRITKDKPKSFIIAEVDKKSKVYLSPISSSTLTKRSEAIYYES from the coding sequence ATGTTTTTACATTTAGGTGAAAATATAGTTGTACCTATAAAAGATATAATTGGCATATTTGATGTCGAGGCCTCGATGTATAGCTCTGATACAAGCCAATTTTTAAGAATGGCTGAAGAAGATGGATTTGTACATAGAATTACAAAAGACAAACCAAAATCATTTATTATTGCTGAAGTAGATAAAAAAAGTAAAGTTTATTTATCTCCAATATCTTCGTCCACATTAACTAAAAGATCAGAAGCTATATATTACGAATCTTAA
- a CDS encoding RNA-binding S4 domain-containing protein, with amino-acid sequence MKEIKVNTDIIKLDSFLKWCGAVFTGSEAKFYIQNGKVKLNDIVENRRSKKLSKGDIVEINGICYKII; translated from the coding sequence ATGAAAGAAATAAAAGTAAATACTGATATAATAAAATTGGATTCTTTTTTAAAGTGGTGTGGTGCTGTTTTTACTGGTTCAGAGGCAAAATTTTACATACAGAACGGGAAAGTTAAATTAAATGATATAGTTGAAAATAGAAGAAGTAAAAAATTATCCAAAGGAGATATAGTTGAGATAAACGGTATATGCTATAAAATTATATAA